TTTCATTGTTTCTTGATCCGCttcttgaaataaagagtttcatcagttttttccttttctttcatgtttcatcagATAAGTAAATTCATTGAAGCCGTTTCAggtaaagagaagaagaaaaattgaagttCGTATTAAGTTTTTCTTCGACGATTTGGTATAAGCATGGAGTATTGTAGTTATACTCTGATTGATAAAGTTGGCGAAGGAACCTTCGGATACGTATGGAAAGCTATAGATAATCTAAGTGCTGATGGTTCTGAAATTGTAGCAATAAAGGAGATGAAGAAATTATATTCGTCCTTGGAAGAATGCCTTGAACTTCCAGAAGTCAGGGCATTGGTTAAACTCTATGGGGATCCGAATATCGTCGGACTCagaaaactcatctttgacaatcAGGTGTTATATTTGGTCTTTGATTACGAAGAATCTACTCTGTATCGCCTTATGCATGATAAGATCAATCTTTGTACGGATGCTGAGTTACTAAACGGGTTATTGGAGAACAGGATAGGCCTTTTTTCGGAGTCTCGGATACGACGCTGGTCTCGTCAAATCTTGCTAGCTCTTGCACAGATGCATCGTCCTGGTGGATATATGCATCGAGATCTAAAACCAGATAACTTGCTGGTCGCTAGAGAAGGAGATTCAATAAAGATCGCGGATTTTGGTCAAGCTAgggaaattgattctaaatcaccGTGTTCAGATTATGTTACTACACGGATGTACCGCGCACCTGAAGTGTTGTTAAACTCGGTTTCGTATACCTCTGCTGTTGATATGTGGGCAGTTGGGGCTATAATGGCCGAACTGTATTCGTTTCGTCCTCTTTTTCCTGGTAAGAATCGAGCAGATCAGCTGTATATGATTTGCAGTGTAATCGGAAGTCCAACTTATGAGTCGTGGGCAGAAGGAATACAACTTGCCAATTGGTGTGGTTACAAGTTTCCTCAAGTACATCCATATGGTATTTCTACAATGATACCATCTGCTAGTCATGAGGCTATAGATCTGATTAAATCCCTTTGTTCCTGGGATCCAAAAAACAGACCAACAGCTATGGAGGCTCTGAAGCATCCTTACTTTGCGCCCGATATGCGTGAATTGCCAGAAGCGACAACAAGTGCAAAATTGGAGCAGAGAATATATCCTAATCAGACTTGCTTTGGTGAAAAACTTCTTGGCCCTTTCTCCCCTGTTAGAGATATTACATTTGAAGATATGTTAAAGAGGGTTTGGGCAGAGGATACAAGTGCAAAGTTCGCGCAGAGAATATATCCTAATCAGACTTGCTTTGGTGTAGAACTTTTTGGCCCTTTCTCCCCTGTAGGAAACATGACAAGCCAAGATCTGTTTGAGAGTGTTTGGGGTTGCAGTTTAGATGCCTCTTTCAGAGAGATAACTCATCAGGAGAAGCAGACAGCAGCAGCAGCGCATGCTTTCTAAAGTTGGGGATCGGCAAAGATGATGCAACAAAAGTTTATGAAGATTCTTTGATTTGTTTAATAATTAACTTCCCCTTATTttcttcggaaaatgggtcatttgtccaaatatatttaaaacatggtttaaatggacgagtaaaaatttgtatgggtgaaatggacaccaaaaaaatagtaaggatgaatccagtttcatcctgacttaaacttaaaaaataacaaggatgaaactggatgcgtcctaatgtaaattaaaaataagaaaaagtatttgaaaatggataggatgaaactgtttacatcctgactatttttaaatttttgtccatttaaacagtattaaaatctaaatgtcctttttacccaagaattgttgattttggtctttttaaccaattttgtgtatatttttgtcTTCGTTTTTCTTTTAAAGCTTTCATGCATGGCTTATGTTCATGCTTTTTTAACTTAGAGTGAGCAAGAATTTGAAAAAAAGTGTACGAAACTTAATGCTGATATTTTGAtactctttcttcgactctcgaTTGCGCTTTTAAGTAAAACTAAAAGAtactgaaataaaataaaataataataataaagaaaactaAGTTTTTAACAAGAAAGATTGTTCCCTGGTTCCACACTAAGTTGAGTACAATAGGTAGGAGTCGTATGACCCTAGATTGAACCACTTCCGAGTTTCCACCATTGCACTCCATACAGTGATTGCACGGATAGTTGGACTAAACCCTTGGTTAGAAGCGATAAGCGGGTGAGTATTATGGGTGAGTATTATTCATACAAAACCAAATTGTTGTCTTAACTGAGATTACAAGCATCATTAATTACTGTGTCTGGATCATTTATACCATCATGATATTAGTTACTGTTTCCATGACCATAGTATCCCTTGCCAGAAGCTCGTGGAAATTGTTTCTTTCCCTAGTCACAGTGGTCATTATTTCATTTATTTGAGAGAAAAAGTGAGTGTTCCGGCAATGTGTAAGGCCCAGTGCTAAGCTTCAATATGAACGATGGAGTCATGGGAGTTGGGATTTCCAACAGCATTTTAAATTTGAGTGGTCGTTTATGTAGTTGATTCGCTAATAGATTGAAAGAAAAGGAAGATAGAATTTTATCCTCGAAAACGAAAAGTAAAAACTCAGTttctaacacaaaaaaaaagattgtTCCCTGATTCCGCACTAAGTTGAGTACAGTAGATATGACCTGAAAATTGAAAATATAAAGAATTCTGACAAAAGAGGGCCTGGAAACATAAAGGAGGTAACAACTAGAGATTCTCCTTAGCCCAACGTTTAATATTTTCACTCTGAAGATGGCTCCTTTTTGATTTTGACGCAACAACACATGAATATATCTGCTCAAGTGAACAAATAAAACCTCGATACCTACAAAATACAtacaatttttattattattaggcaTGATATTCAGCTCGTCATTTCCCATTGATGTGCCTCTTCTTAACTTTTGCCATttatttccaacaaaaaaaaggagGAAAACCAACtcatgcaaaataaataaatgaatctcAGTTCTGATAACTTCACATTGATCTGCATATAACCCAAATAAAGCTTTCACCTAATATGATCAGCCAAACCGCGGTCATTAAAAAAAATAGATGCAACATCAAATCAGCAGCTCGTCAAAGAAAATGCATAATTGTTTAGAAGAATATGTTGGAAAGTGGGTACTCAGAGGATGAAATTCAGAGAACAGAAAAGAATGTTGTGTCACTAAGCTTCAAAGCCTTTTGATTCTTTTTAGAAAATATTTCGATCATTCCCAAATAATTGGCGAGTGCAATTAGTCAATGAATAATGCTTTTAGGATATGatgaagccctaacaacgttgttggattcaagagttgtactCCCTTGATCCAATCAAAAACACACGGTATTTAGAGTCTGATGATGCTTATATAGAGAACATAGATTTTTGATGTGTTGAAATGGGAGAAGGCCTTCGCTATTTAAAGAGGAATTCATGTCTTTCGGAGATGTCTTTCTATCTTCAATAGACGCTTTCAACAGGTATCCATTAATGGTATCTCTTGAAACAAACCCTATGGGAAGCTACACATCGATAAAACGTTTTGGTAACCGATACAGGTCGAATACATCCGGGAGTTACCACCCCCTACCCCCGGATAgcggcaaacatttatgaaaatattcAACAGAATAGAGCATTTCGAATGTAGATACGACCTATTAGTTTTTAACATCGACAAGATCTACAAGCAAGAAACTGCAAATGTTATTGACAGATCTATAGAGGTTATTGTTCTATATAAAGAAACAACAAGAGTAAAAATAACAAATACCCCTAACCTAGAAGTTGTAAaacaaagaaagtaaataaagataAAGACGAGTTACAAATAGCACATTTTTTACACGGAATAAATAAGAAAACAGACTTATACtgctaacactccccctcaatcTGATGGAGGGTGAAAACAATGCATCATTTGACAAGACAAGTTGTAAAAGGTAGTAGAAGCAAGTCCTTCGGTGGAGAGGTCAGCTAGCTGTCGAGAAGAAGGTATGACTGAACTACAACAATTCCATCATCCATCAAATCCGAAAAAAAGTGATAATCAAGTTCAATGTCTTTTTTCATAGTTTGAGAGTATCTTTTCCTAGACATAAACGCTCACCGTACACCATCTTCCCTAACTTCATACATACTAGCCACCACGACCTCCTTGGTCCTTGAAGCTTCATAATCCAAAGGAAACATATCACATAACCATCCTGCACCAAGCCAAGAGTCATCCCAAAATCTAGTTTTCTTACCCGCTCCAATcttgaatctaatacttttattgAAATCTTCAAGCTATGATCTTCCTCCATAAAGCATCTTTCTCCACGCCAAAGCGCCACCACCATTTTTTTAGCAAAGCCGAGTTCACTTGCTTAGCTCTTCTTATACCACcacctttttcttttggttttgaagacaatTCCCAACCAATATTATGAATCTTTTCTTATTGTCATAATCCATAAGAAACTTCTCACAATTCTATCAATTTTCTTAGTTATGGATCAAGGAGCAAGAAAAATAGAGAGATAAAAATGGGTAGACTAGCTAAAACTTTTGATGAGAGTAACTTACCTCCTGTTGCTATTGGTTTTCCATTCCAAGAAGTAACTATTTGCCACAAATTTCAAGTGTTTTTCCCCATTTTTGAGTGCCTCCTACCTTGTCTCCCTAAGGTAAGCCAAGATATATGCTAGGAAAACTCGCATATTTGCATCCTAGCATGTTAGCATAATTTTCAACATCCTCCTCGACCGCGACTCCAAATAAGCTACTTTGAAAGAAATTTATCTTCAAACCAGAAGTTAACTCGAAACAAAGAAGAAGGTAGCGAAGGTTATCAACTTGTTCTCTCTTAGCATCAAGAAAAATGATAGTGTCATCGGCAAATTTCAAGTGATTTATTTTTGTTCCCCCCTCCTTGACGGAGAAACCCGAGATTTGATCATGTTCTTGTGCTTTACTCAACATACAACTTAAGACTTCACaaacaatattaaaagaaaaggagaaagagggtCTCCTTGACGAAGTCCCTTTTCACTACCGAAATAACCGAAAGACGATCCATTAACAAGAACCGAGAACTTTGAGAATGTTAAACAATTTCTAATCCAACCctccaaacaccaccaaaccccATTTTGCAAAAATTCatttaaa
This is a stretch of genomic DNA from Papaver somniferum cultivar HN1 chromosome 1, ASM357369v1, whole genome shotgun sequence. It encodes these proteins:
- the LOC113362389 gene encoding cyclin-dependent kinase F-4-like — encoded protein: MEYCSYTLIDKVGEGTFGYVWKAIDNLSADGSEIVAIKEMKKLYSSLEECLELPEVRALVKLYGDPNIVGLRKLIFDNQVLYLVFDYEESTLYRLMHDKINLCTDAELLNGLLENRIGLFSESRIRRWSRQILLALAQMHRPGGYMHRDLKPDNLLVAREGDSIKIADFGQAREIDSKSPCSDYVTTRMYRAPEVLLNSVSYTSAVDMWAVGAIMAELYSFRPLFPGKNRADQLYMICSVIGSPTYESWAEGIQLANWCGYKFPQVHPYGISTMIPSASHEAIDLIKSLCSWDPKNRPTAMEALKHPYFAPDMRELPEATTSAKLEQRIYPNQTCFGEKLLGPFSPVRDITFEDMLKRVWAEDTSAKFAQRIYPNQTCFGVELFGPFSPVGNMTSQDLFESVWGCSLDASFREITHQEKQTAAAAHAF